A window of the Cynocephalus volans isolate mCynVol1 chromosome 10, mCynVol1.pri, whole genome shotgun sequence genome harbors these coding sequences:
- the SGCA gene encoding alpha-sarcoglycan isoform X3, whose protein sequence is MAAALVWISLLVAVPPTVPITYHAHLQGHPDLPRWLRYTQRSPHHPGFLYGTATPEDRGRQVIEVTAYNRDSFDTTGQRLVLSIGDPEGPLLPYQAEFLVRSHDVEEVLPSTPVSRFLTAVGGLWEPGELQLLNITSALDRGGRVPLPIEGRKEGVYIKVGSASPFSSCLKMVASPDSQARCAQGQPPLLSCYDTFAPHFRVDWCNVSLVDKSVPEPADEVPTPGDGILEHDPFFCPPTEATARDFLTDALVTLLVPLLVALLLTLLLAYIMCCRREGRLKRDLATSESQTPGFQARLCHTITLLPFLYLQIDMIGLADVYGCFQSHQPFPNLSYFAPDFLYPWPYTSSVSPALFLSHSSEPQRFQEAGVK, encoded by the exons ATGGCAGCGGCACTAGTCTGGATTTCTCTTCTTGTGG CTGTCCCACCCACCGTTCCCATCACCTACCATGCCCACCTCCAGGGACACCCAGACCTGCCCCGGTGGCTCCGCTACACGCAGCgcagcccccaccaccctggcttccTCTATGGCACGGCCACCCCAGAAGATCGAGGGCGCCAGGTCATTGAG GTCACAGCCTACAATCGGGACAGCTTTGACACCACTGGGCAGAGGCTGGTGCTGTCAATTGGGGACCCAGAAG ggcccttgctGCCGTACCAAGCTGAGTTCCTGGTGCGCAGCCATGACGTGGAGGAGGTGCTGCCCTCCACGCCTGTCAGCCGCTTCCTCACAGCTGTTGGGGGGCTCTGGGAGCCAGGGGAGCTCCAGCTGCTCAACATCACTTCTGCCTTGGACCGTGGGGGCCGTGTACCCCTTCCCATCGAGGGCCGCAAGGAAGG GGTGTACATCAAGGTGGGCTCTGCCTCACCCTTCTCTTCCTGCCTGAAGATGGTGGCATCCCCTGACAGCCAAGCCCGCTGTGCCCAGGGCCAGCCTCCACTTCTGTCCTGCTATGACACCTTTGCACCCCATTTCCGTGTGGACTGGTGCAATGTGTCCCTG GTGGATAAGTCAGTGCCAGAGCCTGCAGATGAAGTGCCCACCCCAGGTGATGGGATCCTGGAGCACGACCCTTTCTTCTGCCCACCCACTGAGGCCACAGCCCGTGACTTCCTGACAGATGCTCTGGTCACCCTCCTGGTGCCCCTGCTGGTGGCCCTCCTGCTCACCCTGCTGCTGGCCTACATCATGTGCTGCCGGCGGGAGGGACG GCTGAAGAGAGACCTGGCCACCTCTGA GAGTCAGACACCTGGGTTCCAGGCCAGACTCTGCCACACAATTACTCTGTTACCATTTCTCTACCTGCAAATTGACATGATTGGACTAGCTGATGTTTATGGATGCTTTCAATCCCACCAGCCCTTCCCAAACCTATCTTATTTTGCCCCAGACTTCCTCTACCCATGGCCTTATACCTCCTCTGTATCCCCagccctcttcctctcccactcctctGAACCCCAAAGATTCCAGGAGG
- the SGCA gene encoding alpha-sarcoglycan isoform X1, translated as MAAALVWISLLVGLLAGLGGIGAQQTTLHPLVGRVFVHTLDHANFLRLPEHVAVPPTVPITYHAHLQGHPDLPRWLRYTQRSPHHPGFLYGTATPEDRGRQVIEVTAYNRDSFDTTGQRLVLSIGDPEGPLLPYQAEFLVRSHDVEEVLPSTPVSRFLTAVGGLWEPGELQLLNITSALDRGGRVPLPIEGRKEGVYIKVGSASPFSSCLKMVASPDSQARCAQGQPPLLSCYDTFAPHFRVDWCNVSLVDKSVPEPADEVPTPGDGILEHDPFFCPPTEATARDFLTDALVTLLVPLLVALLLTLLLAYIMCCRREGRLKRDLATSESQTPGFQARLCHTITLLPFLYLQIDMIGLADVYGCFQSHQPFPNLSYFAPDFLYPWPYTSSVSPALFLSHSSEPQRFQEAGVK; from the exons ATGGCAGCGGCACTAGTCTGGATTTCTCTTCTTGTGG GTCTCCTGGCAGGACTGGGGGGCATCGGGGCCCAGCAGACCACCCTACACCCACTCGTGGGCCGTGTCTTTGTGCACACCTTGGACCATGCAAACTTCCTGCGCCTTCCTGAGCATGTCG CTGTCCCACCCACCGTTCCCATCACCTACCATGCCCACCTCCAGGGACACCCAGACCTGCCCCGGTGGCTCCGCTACACGCAGCgcagcccccaccaccctggcttccTCTATGGCACGGCCACCCCAGAAGATCGAGGGCGCCAGGTCATTGAG GTCACAGCCTACAATCGGGACAGCTTTGACACCACTGGGCAGAGGCTGGTGCTGTCAATTGGGGACCCAGAAG ggcccttgctGCCGTACCAAGCTGAGTTCCTGGTGCGCAGCCATGACGTGGAGGAGGTGCTGCCCTCCACGCCTGTCAGCCGCTTCCTCACAGCTGTTGGGGGGCTCTGGGAGCCAGGGGAGCTCCAGCTGCTCAACATCACTTCTGCCTTGGACCGTGGGGGCCGTGTACCCCTTCCCATCGAGGGCCGCAAGGAAGG GGTGTACATCAAGGTGGGCTCTGCCTCACCCTTCTCTTCCTGCCTGAAGATGGTGGCATCCCCTGACAGCCAAGCCCGCTGTGCCCAGGGCCAGCCTCCACTTCTGTCCTGCTATGACACCTTTGCACCCCATTTCCGTGTGGACTGGTGCAATGTGTCCCTG GTGGATAAGTCAGTGCCAGAGCCTGCAGATGAAGTGCCCACCCCAGGTGATGGGATCCTGGAGCACGACCCTTTCTTCTGCCCACCCACTGAGGCCACAGCCCGTGACTTCCTGACAGATGCTCTGGTCACCCTCCTGGTGCCCCTGCTGGTGGCCCTCCTGCTCACCCTGCTGCTGGCCTACATCATGTGCTGCCGGCGGGAGGGACG GCTGAAGAGAGACCTGGCCACCTCTGA GAGTCAGACACCTGGGTTCCAGGCCAGACTCTGCCACACAATTACTCTGTTACCATTTCTCTACCTGCAAATTGACATGATTGGACTAGCTGATGTTTATGGATGCTTTCAATCCCACCAGCCCTTCCCAAACCTATCTTATTTTGCCCCAGACTTCCTCTACCCATGGCCTTATACCTCCTCTGTATCCCCagccctcttcctctcccactcctctGAACCCCAAAGATTCCAGGAGG
- the SGCA gene encoding alpha-sarcoglycan isoform X4, with the protein MQTSCAFLSMSVTAYNRDSFDTTGQRLVLSIGDPEGPLLPYQAEFLVRSHDVEEVLPSTPVSRFLTAVGGLWEPGELQLLNITSALDRGGRVPLPIEGRKEGVYIKVGSASPFSSCLKMVASPDSQARCAQGQPPLLSCYDTFAPHFRVDWCNVSLVDKSVPEPADEVPTPGDGILEHDPFFCPPTEATARDFLTDALVTLLVPLLVALLLTLLLAYIMCCRREGRLKRDLATSESQTPGFQARLCHTITLLPFLYLQIDMIGLADVYGCFQSHQPFPNLSYFAPDFLYPWPYTSSVSPALFLSHSSEPQRFQEAGVK; encoded by the exons ATGCAAACTTCCTGCGCCTTCCTGAGCATGTCG GTCACAGCCTACAATCGGGACAGCTTTGACACCACTGGGCAGAGGCTGGTGCTGTCAATTGGGGACCCAGAAG ggcccttgctGCCGTACCAAGCTGAGTTCCTGGTGCGCAGCCATGACGTGGAGGAGGTGCTGCCCTCCACGCCTGTCAGCCGCTTCCTCACAGCTGTTGGGGGGCTCTGGGAGCCAGGGGAGCTCCAGCTGCTCAACATCACTTCTGCCTTGGACCGTGGGGGCCGTGTACCCCTTCCCATCGAGGGCCGCAAGGAAGG GGTGTACATCAAGGTGGGCTCTGCCTCACCCTTCTCTTCCTGCCTGAAGATGGTGGCATCCCCTGACAGCCAAGCCCGCTGTGCCCAGGGCCAGCCTCCACTTCTGTCCTGCTATGACACCTTTGCACCCCATTTCCGTGTGGACTGGTGCAATGTGTCCCTG GTGGATAAGTCAGTGCCAGAGCCTGCAGATGAAGTGCCCACCCCAGGTGATGGGATCCTGGAGCACGACCCTTTCTTCTGCCCACCCACTGAGGCCACAGCCCGTGACTTCCTGACAGATGCTCTGGTCACCCTCCTGGTGCCCCTGCTGGTGGCCCTCCTGCTCACCCTGCTGCTGGCCTACATCATGTGCTGCCGGCGGGAGGGACG GCTGAAGAGAGACCTGGCCACCTCTGA GAGTCAGACACCTGGGTTCCAGGCCAGACTCTGCCACACAATTACTCTGTTACCATTTCTCTACCTGCAAATTGACATGATTGGACTAGCTGATGTTTATGGATGCTTTCAATCCCACCAGCCCTTCCCAAACCTATCTTATTTTGCCCCAGACTTCCTCTACCCATGGCCTTATACCTCCTCTGTATCCCCagccctcttcctctcccactcctctGAACCCCAAAGATTCCAGGAGG